TTGTGGATCACCGGCGTGGAGATGATGTTGTTCTTGGTGCCGGAGCCACCGAGCTCCCAGGTGGAGCCCTTGGGGTTGGCGTCGAACTTCCAGATCAGGGAGCCGTCTTTAGGGTCGAGCGAATACAGCCAGCCGTCGCCGCCGGGGAAGACCACCTGCGGCTTGCCGCCGATGACGCCGTAGGCGGGGTTCGACCAGGAGCCGTGAAGGATGCTCTCTCCTGGGAGGTCGGACTCCCAGACCACCTTGCCGGTGTTCTTGTTGACCGCGATGAAGCTCGGAGCTCGCACCGAGGTGACGTTGATATGACCTTCATCGACCCCGTTTCCAGTGACCACATAGAGAATGTCGCCCACGGCGAGCGCGCTGCCGACCGCGAGATTGTGGGGGAACACCGCGAGCTCTTCGATCATGTCGAGTCGCCAGATGACGTCCTCGTCGATTTCGCTCTTGTTGACCTCGTCGGTGATCGGGCCGTCGTTCTCGCCGTCGCGGAAACCCTCGGTGTCGGCGGCGATGAACTCGGCCCGATTGGAGACGTAGTAGAGGCGATCACCCTCGACGTAGGGCGCCGAGCACACTCCCTGAAGAGGCCAGTCGTGAACACGGCCGGCCGGGAGCTTGGGGTGAGCGGATTGCCAGAGGAACTCGCCGGTCATGGCGTCGAACGCCATGACGTTACCGCGGTCGCCTTCGAGCTTGGGATTGCGGCGGCCCTCGTTGTTGGTGCCGACGAAGATCTTGCCGCCGGCGACCACGGGTCCGCCGTAGCTCTGGGTGCCAAGCGGCTGGCGCCAGAGCACGTGCTCGCCGGTCGAGAGGTCCCAGCTGCCGGGCAAGCCGGTTTCATCGGACACCATGTTGCGTGACGGCGTGCCCCCGAACATGGCGACGTCGTCGGCCGCCGACGCGGGAGCCGCTAGCGCGGCCAGAAGAACTGCAAGGGCCGGCATTGCAAGGGGTGAGAATGTCTTTTTCATGGTTAGTTGTTCCTCATGACACGGATGTTGTCGTAGTAGAGCGGTGTGGGGGAAAAACCGGAGAGTCCCGGGGCACCTGATGGAATCGGCAAGGGGTCGGTAGCCGAGAGCGTCCAGCCGCTGGGCTCGTCTTCGCCGCGGGGCCAAATCTTGCCGCGCACCAGGGCCTCGCCGTTCTGCGCGCGGACCTCGAACTTCATCCGGTACCAGACGTCCGGCTCCCAGGCGAAGTCGATCTGCTGCATCATGCGCAGGCCGGCCTGCCAAGAGCGCACCTGGACTCGCTGATGATCGCCAAGGAGATCGAGGGTATAACCGGAGTTGATCAGGCCGATGTCCGGCATTCGCCGCCGGTTCTTGGTACCCATGATGTCGGCCTCGATCGTGTAGTCGGTTTCGGCGGGGTGACCGAGAAAGGTGATGTGGCGGTGAATCTTGATCGGCGACGGTCCTTTGGTGAGTACCCGGTTACCGTTCAGATCGGTGACCGAGAACCGGGCCAGATAGGCCATCATGTAGGACGGACGCGAGCCGGGCTCGGTCGATTCGAAATCTTCCTCGAGCGGCAGGTAGCGCAGGACCCGGATTCGCCCTTTGGCCTCGAGGTCGCCCACCCGGGCTACGATCATACCGGTGTCCGAGGCGGCCCCCGGATCGGGAGTG
The sequence above is a segment of the bacterium genome. Coding sequences within it:
- a CDS encoding PQQ-binding-like beta-propeller repeat protein; translation: MKKTFSPLAMPALAVLLAALAAPASAADDVAMFGGTPSRNMVSDETGLPGSWDLSTGEHVLWRQPLGTQSYGGPVVAGGKIFVGTNNEGRRNPKLEGDRGNVMAFDAMTGEFLWQSAHPKLPAGRVHDWPLQGVCSAPYVEGDRLYYVSNRAEFIAADTEGFRDGENDGPITDEVNKSEIDEDVIWRLDMIEELAVFPHNLAVGSALAVGDILYVVTGNGVDEGHINVTSVRAPSFIAVNKNTGKVVWESDLPGESILHGSWSNPAYGVIGGKPQVVFPGGDGWLYSLDPKDGSLIWKFDANPKGSTWELGGSGTKNNIISTPVIHKDRVYIGVGQDPEHGEAPAHFWVVDATGSGDITGSGVVWHRGGTDFNRTMSTAAIADGIVYIADLSGFLYALDEDTGEHFWTYDAFAAIWGSAFVADGKVYLGDEDGDVVVIKAGKGKDGEPEVLDELNMGSAVYTTPLAKNGVLYVASRNKLFALKQGAKEKTPPGEEPAP